The following proteins are co-located in the Diaphorobacter sp. HDW4B genome:
- a CDS encoding P-II family nitrogen regulator — MKMITAVIKPFKLEEVREALADCGVTGLTVTEVKGFGRQKGHTELYRGAEYVVDFLPKVKVEVVVREEDVDRCVDAIVNAARTGKIGDGKIFVTEVERVIRIRTGDLDDAAV, encoded by the coding sequence ATGAAAATGATCACCGCCGTCATCAAGCCATTCAAGCTGGAAGAGGTCCGCGAAGCGCTGGCCGATTGCGGTGTCACCGGCCTCACCGTCACGGAAGTCAAGGGTTTCGGTCGCCAGAAGGGCCACACCGAGCTGTACCGCGGCGCTGAGTACGTGGTGGATTTCCTGCCCAAGGTGAAGGTCGAAGTCGTCGTGCGCGAGGAAGACGTGGACCGCTGCGTGGACGCCATCGTCAACGCAGCGCGCACCGGCAAGATAGGCGACGGCAAGATTTTCGTGACGGAAGTCGAACGCGTGATCCGTATCCGCACGGGTGATTTGGACGACGCGGCGGTCTGA